In Lycium barbarum isolate Lr01 chromosome 9, ASM1917538v2, whole genome shotgun sequence, the DNA window TTTTGGAATTAAGTTAAGatctttttgtattttataaaagattaagaagttttaaaaattataattcagtCTCATTTAACTCAATCATATTTTTAAGTCAAGTTTAACCTTAGCTGGTCAAACTTGTCACCATTTCTAATTAGTAGACTTATTTGTCACCATAAATTAAATCTTCTTTGTAACTAGgcctccaaaatcattcaacaaAGCCTCACACTGAAGTGTTTCATGTGTCAAATCAACTCAACCCAACTAGTTGAGAGAATAAGGAAAGGACATTCAAATTGGACCCCAAATAttagtgtatttttttttaatttcctatCCGTTATTCGGTATCCGTTTTGGCCTAATTATCTGTTTTCACATCGGAACATCCTATTTTAAGCTAAAACACGCTCTATCAAAGACTACCCATATCCAGAACTCGGAATCGAGACTTCTGACTAAGAATTGAGAAGCACTTATCACTCCAATAAAATCTTTGGTAGTGACCAGCAATATCagtttttgcttttttttttttgtttttcactcGACGTCTAGTCTACGCTTTAGAGCCCGACTAATTCAGATTCGCGTCAAAAATTCTATCTTGAGAATAAAACACTCCTTACCAAAAGCGATCATACTCAAGACTCGAACTCTAGACCTTTGAATCAGAGGAATGGAGTGGTGACCCTCAGTATCATTTGATGTGTCCGATCACAAACAAAAAGTAAGGCCCCTATCCTCTCTGCTTACGTCCAAAAATTGTGCcaattctttttctttccttcctAATATCAAAAATCATTTTATTCTCCACTTAATTGGACTTAACTCTGTCTAACTTCTATATATAGTTCCTCTCACTTGTATTTACTCACAAACTCTTCTCTTTCTTggtttcttcttcatcttccacCATTTACAACACCTCACTAATATACCAAATCTTTTAAGCAAACATTTGACTCATCATGTCAATGTCTTGCTTTCAACTCTCCAAAGAGGTTAGTAATATTCAACATCTAGGCATTAATTCTTCATTAAACTTTTTTCTCAAAAAAGAAATTTGATTTCTTATTGAATCTTCTTTTTTTAGATTAGATTAAGATATCATCATACCGATAAATTTAAGACGGAATGCATTGATTTTGTAATTCCTTTTTTTCGCTTAGGTATATCGTCTTACAAATGCCCATGTCCTTTATGGATCTTTCCCTTGATCATCTTCATAAAGATTGTTAGTCATTATAACAAAAAAGAAACAGAGTGAAAAAAGAAAAGTAACTATTTCTTCCTAGTTCTTAGTGCCTACCCCTTACCAATCTTTGCTTTTTGAAGACAAAAGGGTGCCTATGCATTTTTTAAGGAAATGTTTTCTCATGCAAAAAATTGTACTCTCTGTTCCATAAAAAttatccttctttcttttttaatctgTCCGAAAATTATtccctttttatatttaaaaataatttaattttgtgagataatttacagtcacacaaatatttaagattTATTTTGGATcgtacatttcaaaagtcttcctttatttcttaaactttgtgtcaagatAAAAGagaacaatctttttgggacagcgGGTGTACATAAATACAAATTAACTTATTTATACTGGTAAAATATTTCATATTACTAGTTTATTTTTAACATGTAGTAGGCGACGTGGGTGATCTGCTTTTTCTTCAGGTTATTAATATCACATTTTATGAACAGTTACTTTATAGAGTACTTTTTTAGATGACATAATAGTATATagtaaaagttatttttttttatgacaagaaAACCCGCCGTCGCCTACCCGTTCCTGTACAATAGCTAGTAAAAGTTATTTCTTGTAAAAGTTATTTCTTACACCAACTTTTTTTTGGGTGAAGCTAAAAGGGGAAGAAATGGAGTTTACCAAGGATGGAAGTATTGATTTGGATGGAAAGCCAGCAATCAGAGAAACAAGTGGAAAATGGGTGGCTGGAACTATGATACTTTGTAAGCCTTCTTTTCCTGAAATTAAATCATATtacaaaaatattatttatctttTGGAAAAAATGAAAAGGACATTAAGTGTAGTGATATCTGCATCTGCTTATCTTTCTTTTGAGTTACATATTTCAACTATTATGAGTATTATTATACCATGTCCTTATACATGGTATATACCGCCAGCGTCCACATCAATTAGTAAGATTATTTTAACTAGCAATCAGTTTAAGATTCAATTTTTAGTTCATACAACTTTTTCACAATATTTATGGCATCTTCTTTATATAAATTAACTATACTTCTTTAAAATTATTGAGTTAATTAATTCAAATTTAGTCCAGAGTTAGACCTATTACAGATGCTAGACTATTTATATTAATATTGGATTATTCGTGTTTTATTAGTCCACACTTATCGGTAACAGtctctctaccttcacaaggtaggaGTAAAATTGTGTGCACACCGCTCTTCTTATATcacacttgtgagattacactgagtatgttatTGTTATTAATCCATACTCAATATAGGGTGCattaaaatttcaaatacaagtTAAATATCTAAATAATTGTTTTTATATGATCTTTCGCAATTTTCACTGCTTAAACTATATTTTAAGGTTGAATTAGAATCAAATTTTATGTTTAAAACATGTACATAAATATGCACTACTCTGCTTATTCcaacccctttttttttgtggggtgtagaaaatagatttttttttttttttttttttaaaaaaaagagatCATATAATTGTGGAGTAAATGAAGCCAGCTATCATATGTTGGGAAGCTAGAAAATGACAAGAGTAAGAAAAGGCCAAAGCCTAAACACTTTGCAGTAAAACAAAGACGTGTGTAAAAAAAGACGTGAGTATGATTGCTAGAACTTTTTGACAGCTTTCAAATATGTTAAAACATATTTTGGCTCCTAGAGTTTTGTCCATCGGTAGAGGCGTAACACATGATATATAAGTTAAGTGCACGTTAGAGTTTGAACTTATTATACTTCTATAAAAGTATGATATTAagtgaaaaatataaaaaatgagTTCATTATATATTCGAGCAGCACACCACTAACGCTAAGGAATTTGTTGATTATAAGAAAAATAGGTAATAGGTTTGTTTTCTTTAAGGTTTTATTTATTGGTATGAGAATAATACGTGATATAGGTAAGGTTTTATCTATTGGTAAGACAATAATACATGATATAGGTATATATTAAGCGCATACCACGAGCTCGAATTTTATTGTAGATAATCGAATAGTAGATAAAACCGTACAAGCAAAAAACTTATCAGTCAGTTTTTCTTGTAACCAACAAATTTTCGACAGTTAGTAATCTGATATTTAaatgaagaaaaataaataatcaGACTCATAATCTCTCTTTGAGTTTCGAACTGGACGCTACTAACTGTCGAAAATTTGTTGGTTACAAGAAAAATTAACTGACAAGTTTTTTGCTTGTACGGTTTTATCTACTATTCGACAAGATAGCAATATATAGATTAAGCGTAATTCAGAAATTCGAACTTTGCCCCTGTAAAATGGAGAAAGATaaaagttactccctccgtctcaaaaaaattatcctactttcctttttaatctgaCTCAAAAAGATTgtcatctttttatatttagaaacagtttaactttataagatgatttacagccacaaaaatatataaaatttattttggaccacacatttcaaaaatcttcatttattttttaaattttgtgtcaaaTTAAAAGATGATAATCTTTTTGGTACGGAGAGAGTAACTTATTACTTATCAATCTGAATGTCGAACAGTACATTACTGACCTTCGAGAATTTGCCGCTTATAAGAAAAATAAATGAGTATACTCGTTCCGTCCTAAATTTTTTTACCTCTTTTAACTTTacacaaagtttaaaaaataaagcaagacttttgaaatgtgtgatccaaaataagccttagatatttatgtggttgtaaatcatctcatatcgttaaattatttttaaatatagaaagggaataatttttttggaacagaataaaaagaaaaagaggatAATTTTTTTGGGACAAAGAAGTATTTTTTTAAACATGTAATCTTTGTCCGTACGGGGATAGGGATTTGGTTAGACTCAAGAATAGCAAAATTCGTGTGGAAGAAAAAAGATGGGATGGTGAAGTGACGAGAAAAGCATGCACTATTGGCAAAAGACATCATTGACACATACCTAGGAAAATTGAGTGTGGTAGGGTTACTACGTCATCCTTGACAAAACTCTGATGTGGTGGGGCAATTTATGTGATCTGGACAATGACTTATCCCTAGCTTTTTGCATTTTCATATAAATACAAATATACATGtatttatacaatatatatacacacacttgtGTTGATAATGATAGTGTCTGAGTTAGGGTTCTGAGCCTTTAATTATTTCATGTAAAAGATTTATTTATATTCGGTGTTTGAATTAAAAATGAACGCATGATATGTATGTTTTATGTAGACATTTATCGATCTGACCGTGATCAAACAATATATATTCCCCTTTAATTTTTAATTGCTAAGGTCAATTTGTTTGGTTAGTGTAAACAGTGAATGCAAATAAGTCTATTAGAGACGGATCTAGCCTTAAGTTAACGTGAATCGCGTAATTTTTGTCCAAACTAtttatttgtattaaaaaaatcGCTAAATATGTTTAAATACTTCTTTTAATTGCGAACTCAATTATTATTGTATACTTGAGATCGTCATAAGAACCATAAACTTTAATTATTGAATCTCCCTCCAACATACATAACGTATTTCATCAGATACTTGTATTTTCTGATCAGTAAATTTATTCAGTAATTTTGTTCATTAGTTCTATATAGATTAGATATTAAATTTTTCTTTCTATTGAAATTTGAGTAATGATTTCCCATAAACTTCATTCAGATCTCATCAACGTCTAGGTTATTTTTGATGCATTTGCTTACTTATTCTCTAAAAAAGAAGTTCAATACGATTAACTTTTACATAAAAAGAATGACAGgtttagttttttctttttcGGTACACAATGACAAGTTTAGTGCATGATTATCAAGTCATATAATTTTTGTGGGCACTCACATGTTGATGATTTCATAATTTTTGTGAATAAAAttatcataaatcatatcatttgTTATAAAATAATTCAATTATTAATGTCACTTGTTATGATTATATAGTGAATCAAGCTTTAGCAACTCTGGCATTTTTTGGAGTTGGAGTGAATTTGGTGTTGTTCCTCACGAGGGTGCTGCAAGAAAATAATGCTGATGCTGCTAATAGTGTGAGCAAATGGACTGGCACAGTCTATATTTGCTCCCTTGTTGGTGCTTTTCTTAGTGACTCTTATTGGGGAAGATTCAAAACTTGCGCCATTTTCCAAGTCATCTATGTAACTGTAAGTATCCATTACATccaatcaattttttttcctaATAACGGTAGTACCCGGACCAACTTACTCATACCTGACCTATTTCACTGCTACCTGCTATCTCCCACCAACGTAGGTACCAGAGAGTTAGGCACAAAAATCACTGATCGCCTTTTCTCTGCTAGTATTTGAAACCTTGTCTCCCATATATTTTCCCTAGCTTCATTAACCGCCACACCACACCCCTTAGATGCACTTGCAGCTCCCAATATACTTGTTTAGATATTGAAGAACCATTTAGAAAACACTAGCACACATATTCACAATCCAGAAGATTTGATATTACTACCATTATGTCACACATAAATCTTTGAACCCTTGTCTTCCATGAATATTTACCCACTTTGTTAACCGCTAGGTCACACCCTGGTTACACTTGCAGCTCCCGACATACTTATGTTGTTATTGAAAAACCATTAAGAAGATACTAGCACATATATTCACAATCCAGAAGATTTGATATTGCTACCATTATCTTGATCTAGTGCTACTCCTCTTAATCTTTAGTGTTGATTGTAGTAGTCCTTGATCTTACTCTTACTAAGTTTGGAACTTCATTGACAGGGATTGGCATTACTAGCACTAGCATCACAACTTTACTTGCTCAAACCTAAAGGTTGTGGGAATCGAACGACTCTATGTGGAGAGCATTCAACGATGGAGATTGGTCTATTCTACGTCTCAGTGTATATGATTGCTCTAGGATATGGAGGTTATCAGCCAAATATTGCTACTTTTGGGGCTGATCAATTCGACGAGCAGCATCCACAGGAGTCTTCATCTAAAGTTGCTTTCTTCAGCTACTTTTATCTGTTCATGAACCTTGGATCACTCTTCTCCAACACTATTTTAGACTACTTTGAGGATGAAGGAATGTGGGCTCTTGGTTTTTGGGCGTCTGCAGCATCTGCCTTTGCAGCATTAATGCTTTTTCTTGGAGGCACTGCTAGGTACAGACACTTCAAGTCTAGTGGCAACCCTCTTGCCAGGTTTGGTCAAGTTTTTGTTGCAGCAACAAAGAAAGGTAAAGTGGAGACACCGGAAAATGAAGACGACTTCTACCAAGGGGAAGACGACGATGACACAACCGGTGGTAGAAAAATGTTACACACCCATGGTTTCAAGTAAGTAGAATTGCACCACATAACAATTCAATCCAGTGTATATAAAAATATAGGTTTGTGACTTAACTTTGTCATTTAAACTATTGACAAAGTCAAGTCACATAGAGCATAAGGCGCAGACAGTCAAGTTTCCATTCTATAATGCAATAAACTGGATTTTCCATGTTGCAGATTCTTGGACAGAGCAGCTGTGGTGACATCAAGGGAACTAGTTGACAACGAGAAGCAGAGCAATCACAACCCTTGGCGTCTATGCCCTATTTCACAAGTTGAGGAGGTTAAATGCATTTTAAGACTGCTGCCAATTTGGTTATGTACCATTATTTACTCTG includes these proteins:
- the LOC132609750 gene encoding protein NRT1/ PTR FAMILY 7.3-like, which encodes MSMSCFQLSKELKGEEMEFTKDGSIDLDGKPAIRETSGKWVAGTMILLNQALATLAFFGVGVNLVLFLTRVLQENNADAANSVSKWTGTVYICSLVGAFLSDSYWGRFKTCAIFQVIYVTGLALLALASQLYLLKPKGCGNRTTLCGEHSTMEIGLFYVSVYMIALGYGGYQPNIATFGADQFDEQHPQESSSKVAFFSYFYLFMNLGSLFSNTILDYFEDEGMWALGFWASAASAFAALMLFLGGTARYRHFKSSGNPLARFGQVFVAATKKGKVETPENEDDFYQGEDDDDTTGGRKMLHTHGFKFLDRAAVVTSRELVDNEKQSNHNPWRLCPISQVEEVKCILRLLPIWLCTIIYSVVFTQMASLFVEQGDAMKTTIANFRIPAASMSTFDILSVAGVIFLNRRVLNPLVSRFKKCKGDQAGLTELQRMGIGLVIAVMAMLSAGIVECYRLKYASNDCKHCEGSSSLNIFWQVPQYAFIGASEVFMYVAQLEFFNAQAPDGLKSFGSALCMTSISLGNYVSSFLVSIVMKVSATDNMPGWIPGNLNKGHLDRFYFLLAGLTLIDLVAYIACAKWYKNIKHSEKIQRNEEEDNCEV